One genomic segment of Cryptomeria japonica unplaced genomic scaffold, Sugi_1.0 HiC_scaffold_182, whole genome shotgun sequence includes these proteins:
- the LOC131867733 gene encoding putative germin-like protein 2-1: MANRMIYFTLGLFLLICCYSDRVMAGDSDPLQDFCVADEESKVLVNGFVCKDPMQVSADDFFFRGLGQAGNTDNDVGSNVTMANVKQIPGLNTLGISLVRIDYAVGGINPPHTHPRATEVLVLLEGQLLVGFIDTNNKFFSKTLEKGDVFVFPKALVHFQQNVGHENAVAISALSSQLPGVQTIANSLFAADPPLPDSVLAKAFRITQEVVDYIQKKFA, encoded by the exons ATGGCTAACCGAATGATTTACTTCACACTGGGACTTTTTCTGTTGATATGTTGTTACAGCGACAGGGTCATGGCAGGGGATTCCGATCCCTTGCAAGATTTCTGCGTTGCAGATGAGGAAAGCAAAG TTTTGGTGAACGGGTTCGTTTGCAAAGACCCAATGCAAGTTTCAGCAGACGACTTCTTCTTCCGGGGACTTGGGCAGGCAGGGAACACCGACAATGATGTGGGCTCCAACGTAACGATGGCGAACGTTAAACAGATACCAGGCCTCAATACGTTGGGAATATCGTTGGTCCGCATCGACTACGCAgtgggtggaataaatcctcctcacacacacccaagagccaccgaagttcttgttttactggaaggccagcttcttgtgggtttcattgacaccaacaacaagtttttcagcaaaacgttggagaagggagatgtgtttgtgtttccaaaggcacttgtgcatttccagcagaatgtggggCATGAAAATGCGGTGGCCATATCTGCATTGAGCAGCCAGCTTCCGGGAGTTCAGACAATCGCCAACTCTCTGTTTGCAGCGGATCCTCCTCTCCCAGATTCCGTATTGGCCAAGGCCTTCCGCATCACACAGGAAGTTGTGGATTACATTCAGAAGA